The genomic interval ATTGTAGTAACAACACCATTCTAAATTTCAGGtaactgactaagaatcagtagggcccgaatctcattatcaaatgttatcccaactgaggcgagttgatctgacaactcgttgaaattattcaaatgcttGCTAAAACTTTTACCTGCAAACATGCTCAaagtaaataatcttttcatgagatgtaccttgttagcgGCTGacggctgctcgtacatattagaaagtgcTTTTATCAGAGATtaggtggatgatatatgcttgatattgaatgccacaaaCTTTGACaatgtcattctgatggctccaacagctttttgatcaagcaactcccacttatcctcattcatagatgctggcttacccttcaatggtaagtgcaattccttcccaaacaaataatcttctatttgcatcttccagaaaccgaaattgttgccgttgaacatttcgatttttgagctcttttgaTTTGACATCTTGATTTACTGATCTAGAGATGAAATTAgttcaaatggatagcacggttggatctAGAACagtcgaaaaccttagaaatggttcaagtcattCGAAAAATGGATTCAAAACAACTATGAAAAGCTCGGTCAAAGTTTAGGTCAAACTGGTCAACGCTGACGTGGCACTGGGCCCTTGTTGATGTGGTAGTGGGGTCCACCTACTAATGAAGCGGTGGGGTCCATGTACTGACGTGGCAGATGCGCTGGCGTGGCGCTGACAAGGCATTGCTGACATGGCCGAGTTCTGAGGTGGCAGGTCGGATATAGATCTGGGTTTGGGTCGGGTTTTCGGATCGGGCTGAGACGGTTCAAGCGAGGAAGACAAGTGGGGCGTGTGAGCGACAGGTCACCGGCGTGTGGCAAGACGTTCTACTTTGGTGAGGCGCATGTGCCTCTGTTTGAGCTCCGGTTTGCATCGTTGGCTTCGTCTCAGTGaggtgaaggtgatggtggcctcaaaattcaatttcgagCCACTAGACAGAGCTCTGTTTTCGATTTACAACTCCAATCTGGCTTTTCCTGCTCCAACCGGGTtttgataccatttgttaggACCCTGTAAGCAACCAGAAAATTATGAACACtagaaatttatgtggttcggttaATATCGacttacgtccacggagcacaccacaaattcactaaaatcgccgaaaaaatacaactctcttcttcctctcactttcttcctcctctctttcttctctatGCTCTCTGTACATTTCACAACTCTCCACAACTCTCTATTATAGGGCTTTGGAATCAATTACAATTAAATACGATAAATCAAAAAAGAGAAGTTTCATCCATTTTAATTAAATGATGGATAAATGGTGGATAAATGATAGATAACAGCTCCAGCTTGCAACGTGTCTCCAACTCCTCAAGCGTCTCCAGCTCAGCGTCTCCTAGCTCCAGCACAACATGAGTCGCATGAGTTACATTAGCCTATATATATGCCAGAGAGTGGGTTTAGTGCAAAAGTGAATCAATGACATGCACGTAGTCTTGAAAGGCAATCTCTCCTCCGATGACCTCTCTCGTCCTGCTTGTGTTTGATTAATCAagatgaataattttttttatgtgcatgcacataattaattaatcaacATGGAAAGATGTTATTTTTATAATTGCAATTACATATATAatgatatataattattaaaaCATTCATCTAGACCAAAGTGAAAGAAAATTTATTGATATGAAAATTCCTTCCTCCATTTCAAACTAATTATATATGCTCCTCAATTTGAGACCCAATTAAAGTCTAGTGTAATTTTAGCAAATTGAGTGCTAGAATTTTAGTGATTAGTTTTTTAAAATACAATATGTAAAGCGTACCAAATCAATGTTTGTTATATTTGAAGAAAataaattatgaataaaataaaataaaaagttatatagtgattataaatataaaattaaaaagatGCATGATAGCGGTGCGCTCCAATACTAAATCATGAATCAAGATTAAAGAGTAACAAGACAATATGTATCATTAAATAAGTTAATGAATAAATTTATGctaattaaaatacataaatcaatataaaattaaattatttaaaaaagttTCCACATATGTTTCAAATTTTATTGAGGTGGGAAtagaaattaaaattatcaatGTTAACATCTTGATTAAGGACATGAATCGtattttgcatgcattaaaaaaatgcatatgataaataaatacataattttttttttaaagaaatagttCCTAAGGTTTGGAATCAATCAATTACAAGTTGTTATGTTAATGTTTGAATCCATTGAAAAATCATAGTTGGCCGATCAAACAATCCATTGAAGAATCATAGTTGGCCAATCAAACAGTGAAGAAGTTTTTAAAGATaggcaaatcaaaatgatgagCGAGCAAGGGCGAGGAAAATAGGAACCATGACAGGAAAGGGCCACACGTTAGCCATAGGTGTGAAGTGTAAACTATGCAAATCTATGGCCACACAAATAGATAGATTGTGCACCCAATTACATTTAAACCAACTCAATGCTAATATATCTGGGTATGCCCAGAGTTTCATGTAAATACTAattttgatcaatacatttactcttatgttaaaaaaaataaataaataacaggctacaattttatttttttctcttattgTCGAATATAAAATCTCAACAATACTTTTAACTTATTGACACCCTATAATTAACTAGTCACCACATCATTAAAGAATTAACCACTTAATATATTATTAAAGTTGTTTGTATAAAAGTCAAATAAATACGTTGAAAGAATGAAAATGTACATAAATGAAATCGCTCCATTTATGAATTTCCACCTCATATTTTCTTTAAAAGGAATTTGGAGAGATagatataaaaataaaactaaaaaatgacAAGTAATGATTGACTTAAATAATAAGGAGTCATTTATGAAGTTGATAATTTTAAAGTTATGTGTTGGATTCCATTATGATATAATAGATTAGCAGGAGACATGGATGATCACGACTCATAGGTCGCCAGCTAGGTAGGTACTGGGTAGCTAGCTAGCTAATGTAGTAGAGAGGATCCGGGACCTTGAAAGTCCGATTACCCGAATGAGAGCCCAGCAAATCACTCCACTGGTCTCCCACGTTCCCTACGATTCTGTATCCGCTCTCTTCCAGCTCCTTCCTCCTCCCCGACTTGTACGCCACTGCCGTCTTCCCCGACTCCGATGTTTGCCTGCGTTATGTAAGTAAATGATGGTATGGGAAGAGGGGGCCACCCCCAAatacataattaattaatcatgATGATCATATTGAAATTGCTTACTTGAGGATGAGGTTTTCCCATGAATGGTAGCCCACGTTGTTGAGATTCTGCGTTGTGATCTGTCTTTGGTTTTCGGTTCTGCCCGTCAAGAACACCACCTTATACCCTAATTTCACCAATTGCTTATACAGCAGTATGACTCCAGGCACCGCCGGCGCCTTCCCTTCCATCACCCACTCGTTGATTGCCGTTGCGTTGTACGCCTTTGCCCTGACCCATCCAGTTGTAATGTCACGTCCCAATTATTTTTCCATCCATGATCATAATATTAATCAGAGtgtcaaataataataataataatgggacGGGTGTGTTCTGTATAAGAAGTAAATTGAAGAGGTGGATTATATTTTCCAGCATTGTCATTTTGACAAGTAGATTTAGACTATTATGTGACAAAGAAGTGTAATCACATAATCATGTCAAATACTGTTCTTAGCatgaaattattcaaaattcaaaggaTTTTTTAGAAAGATGAAAGTATCTATTCTGCAGCTATTTGttgaaaaatttagaaagaaacgagcaaaatttttttaaagaaaactatTTCCTGTGGAAGTGTATGATAAGTGTTTATCAAATTTTTATCTTTGAATTAAATCAATTTCTTTATTGTCCTAAACTGAGAAGAGTTTTCctacatttttcaaaatttagtaGGAGGATTAAGTTCATCTCTTtccttttttattgtattttttctttGAGTGGGAGGATGGAAGCCTCTTGCTTCTCACTTTTTTAATCTAAATTTACCTTCTTTTAGAAATAATAAGAACATTTGGGTGTATAAAGCTAGGGTGTAAGATTTCTAAAAATGTTtttctatttaattaaaaatcatttttaaggtTACATATTTACTATTCTATCCCTGAAGCCCTCCATTCCTTCAGCTTGGGAGACTCAAATCTTGATCTTCTCCACAAAATAAGTGTTGAATTTGCCTTCAATGCGGAGATTTCacatatattaaattataaattgaaaatcagaaattaaataatttaaaataaaaaataaaatttatgaactatttttttgttcatgttttaaaatttttaaatgaaaaatcacGAACAATTAACAAGAGCGAAAAATTAAGGAGTTTCTAGCGGTGAAAAagttataataattaatatataattacCCGAATGCGACATCAGAGCGAGCAAAATAAGGTAAATTGGAGAGAGAAGTTTCATCAATGTCAAAAACCCAAATGTCCTTGCCGTCTCCGGCGGGCTTGATGCTTTTGGCATACTGCACGGCGGCGTAGGCGACGGCGTTGCAGTCTTTCCGGTACTGGTGGCCCAGCATGTAGTTCCCTACGTACCCTTCGCACACCTCCGGCACTAATTTCCAGTCGCGTATGTTGTTGGTTTCCACGCCCAGCCGCCAACTAAGGCACGACACCCCCAGGATCCGTTGGCCGCCGGACCCCGAGCGCGGCCGGAGATGGTGAATCTGGTGAGGAACTCCGGCTCCGGCATCTGATAATGATGCTGCGCTGAGAATGGCAAGGAACACAAGAAGTGATGAGATCATTATTACTTTTCCTGGTGATGATGAAAACTCACTTAGGTCATTTTGGCAAGAGTTGCACTCCTAAGGAGGTGCTTTAAATAACCAGGGGCATGCACAATGCACAGTGGCTTTTCGGCAAAATTTTAGGATTAGTTTGGaagaagtaaatttattttttttccaaaaaaataaaagaaaataagaaatatatattttttatttttcatattaaaaaTTATTCATCAACATCAACGAAAAAATCTTAAACTCTAATAGATGAATCAGTTATGTAA from Malania oleifera isolate guangnan ecotype guangnan chromosome 9, ASM2987363v1, whole genome shotgun sequence carries:
- the LOC131164348 gene encoding acid phosphatase 1-like isoform X2 produces the protein MISSLLVFLAILSAASLSDAGAGVPHQIHHLRPRSGSGGQRILGVSCLSWRLGVETNNIRDWKLVPEVCEGYVGNYMLGHQYRKDCNAVAYAAVQYAKSIKPAGDGKDIWVFDIDETSLSNLPYFARSDVAFGAKAYNATAINEWVMEGKAPAVPGVILLYKQLVKLGYKVVFLTGRTENQRQITTQNLNNVGYHSWENLILNRGRRQWRTSRGGGRSWKRADTES
- the LOC131164348 gene encoding acid phosphatase 1-like isoform X1 yields the protein MISSLLVFLAILSAASLSDAGAGVPHQIHHLRPRSGSGGQRILGVSCLSWRLGVETNNIRDWKLVPEVCEGYVGNYMLGHQYRKDCNAVAYAAVQYAKSIKPAGDGKDIWVFDIDETSLSNLPYFARSDVAFGAKAYNATAINEWVMEGKAPAVPGVILLYKQLVKLGYKVVFLTGRTENQRQITTQNLNNVGYHSWENLILKQTSESGKTAVAYKSGRRKELEESGYRIVGNVGDQWSDLLGSHSGNRTFKVPDPLYYIS